One Helicobacter cetorum MIT 00-7128 DNA window includes the following coding sequences:
- the lysA gene encoding diaminopimelate decarboxylase yields MPNYEKLLKTYETPFYLYDFNQIKQAFLNYKEAFRGRKSLICYALKANSNLSILSLLASLESGADCVSIGEIKRALEAGIKPYRIVFSGVGKSEFEIEQALKLNILFLNVESFMELKTIEKIAQTLGIKARISIRINPNIDAKTHPYISTGLKENKFGVEEKEALEMFVFAKKSAFLEPISVHFHIGSQLLDLEPILEASAKVVKIAKSLIALGIDLRFFDVGGGIGVSYENEETIKLYDYAQGILDSLKGLDLTIICEPGRSIVAESGELVTQVLYEKVAQNKRFVVVDAGMNDFLRPSLYGAKHEIEVISSANKGGETSLCDVVGPVCESSDTFLKNIHLPPLEQGDILALKKVGAYGSSMASNYNSRPKLLELALENENVRVIRKKESLEDLWRLEKECLNG; encoded by the coding sequence ATGCCAAACTATGAAAAGTTATTAAAAACTTATGAAACCCCTTTTTATCTCTATGATTTTAACCAAATCAAACAAGCTTTTTTAAACTACAAAGAGGCTTTTAGAGGGCGTAAATCTTTGATTTGCTACGCTTTAAAGGCTAATTCTAATTTAAGCATTCTTTCTTTATTGGCGAGTTTAGAAAGTGGGGCAGATTGTGTTTCAATAGGCGAGATAAAAAGGGCTTTAGAGGCTGGTATTAAGCCCTATAGAATCGTGTTTAGTGGGGTAGGCAAAAGCGAGTTTGAAATAGAACAAGCCTTAAAACTCAATATTTTATTTTTAAATGTTGAGAGTTTTATGGAATTAAAAACGATTGAAAAAATCGCTCAAACTCTAGGGATTAAGGCTAGAATTTCTATAAGAATTAATCCCAATATTGACGCTAAAACGCACCCCTATATTTCTACCGGTTTGAAAGAAAATAAGTTTGGCGTAGAAGAAAAAGAGGCCTTAGAAATGTTTGTCTTTGCCAAAAAAAGCGCCTTTTTAGAGCCTATTAGCGTGCATTTTCATATTGGTTCGCAACTCTTAGATTTAGAGCCTATTTTAGAGGCGAGCGCTAAGGTTGTAAAAATCGCTAAATCTTTAATAGCCCTTGGGATAGATTTACGCTTTTTTGATGTGGGGGGTGGCATTGGCGTGAGTTATGAAAATGAAGAAACGATTAAACTCTATGATTACGCACAAGGGATTTTAGATTCACTTAAAGGCCTAGATTTAACCATAATCTGTGAGCCAGGCCGTTCTATCGTGGCTGAGAGTGGGGAATTAGTTACGCAAGTTTTGTATGAGAAAGTGGCTCAAAACAAGCGTTTTGTAGTTGTTGATGCTGGGATGAATGATTTTTTACGCCCAAGTCTTTATGGCGCTAAACATGAAATTGAGGTTATTTCTAGTGCGAATAAAGGGGGCGAAACTTCGCTTTGTGATGTGGTAGGGCCTGTGTGTGAATCTAGCGATACTTTTTTAAAAAATATCCATTTACCACCATTAGAACAAGGCGATATTTTAGCTTTAAAAAAAGTAGGGGCATATGGCTCTAGCATGGCTAGTAATTATAATTCACGCCCCAAACTCTTAGAATTAGCCCTAGAAAATGAGAATGTAAGAGTGATTAGAAAAAAAGAGAGTTTAGAAGACTTGTGGCGTTTAGAAAAGGAATGTTTAAATGGTTGA
- a CDS encoding chorismate mutase — MVENSNLSILRARIDEIDNKIIELLETRLEMSVKIAHNKDKNSIYCPKREEEIINRLNHKLLKYLDKATLIKIYQEIFSRSKDLQEDALKNKK; from the coding sequence ATGGTTGAAAATAGCAATTTAAGTATTTTAAGAGCTAGAATTGATGAGATTGATAACAAAATTATAGAATTGTTAGAAACACGCTTAGAAATGTCTGTAAAAATCGCACACAATAAGGATAAAAATTCTATTTATTGCCCTAAAAGAGAAGAAGAAATTATCAATCGTTTGAATCATAAGCTTTTAAAATACCTAGATAAAGCAACGCTTATAAAGATTTATCAAGAAATTTTTAGCAGGTCTAAAGACTTGCAAGAAGATGCTTTAAAGAATAAAAAATAA
- a CDS encoding DUF2156 domain-containing protein: MFEKITLEHKDLFSRFLNAQRIVVSDVSFVNCFLWQHARLIKVAVIKDCLVIQTTYKNQKPFYFYPIGKNVNECVKELLTLEKNLEFHSLSLEQMESLKENFVGVFEFVYNRDRSDYVYSIEELIALKGKKYHKKKNHLNQFLKNYPDFVYEKISSKNNKEVLEISQEWFLKSATNDLGLIHENKGIKSVLENYESLDLKGGLVRVDKEMVAFSFGEILNENSALIHIEKARLDIVGAYQIINQQLLLNEFSHLTYANREEDLGLEGLRRAKMSYNPVFFIDKYEAIAKN; this comes from the coding sequence ATGTTTGAAAAAATCACTTTAGAGCATAAAGATTTGTTTTCAAGGTTTTTAAACGCTCAAAGGATTGTTGTATCTGATGTGAGTTTTGTGAATTGCTTTTTATGGCAACATGCACGACTCATTAAAGTGGCTGTGATTAAGGATTGTTTAGTGATTCAAACCACTTATAAAAATCAAAAGCCCTTTTATTTCTATCCTATCGGTAAGAATGTTAATGAATGCGTTAAAGAGCTTTTGACATTAGAAAAAAATTTGGAATTTCACTCTCTTAGTTTAGAGCAAATGGAAAGTTTAAAAGAAAATTTTGTAGGGGTTTTTGAATTTGTTTATAATAGGGATAGGAGTGATTATGTTTACTCTATTGAAGAATTAATCGCTCTAAAAGGGAAAAAATACCATAAGAAAAAAAACCACTTAAACCAGTTTTTAAAAAATTATCCTGATTTTGTTTATGAAAAAATTTCTTCTAAAAATAACAAAGAAGTTTTAGAAATCTCTCAAGAGTGGTTTTTAAAAAGTGCAACTAATGACTTAGGGCTAATCCATGAAAATAAGGGGATTAAAAGTGTCTTAGAAAATTATGAAAGCTTGGATTTAAAGGGGGGGCTTGTTAGGGTTGATAAAGAGATGGTAGCGTTTAGCTTTGGAGAAATTTTGAATGAAAATAGTGCACTCATTCATATTGAAAAAGCTCGTTTGGATATTGTGGGAGCGTATCAAATTATTAACCAGCAATTACTATTAAACGAATTTAGCCATTTAACTTATGCTAATAGAGAAGAAGACTTAGGATTAGAAGGCTTGAGAAGGGCTAAAATGAGTTATAACCCTGTCTTTTTTATAGATAAATACGAGGCCATTGCTAAAAATTAA
- a CDS encoding bifunctional chorismate-binding protein/class IV aminotransferase: protein MIFGDFKYQKCVKKLVATNSNELKNALDFISQNRGKGYFVGYLTYETRLAFLDETFKSQTPFLYFEQFLERKKYALKPLKEHTFYPNIHSPLNKESYFRQFKSIKEHLKKGDTYQVNLTMDLILNTQAKLEKIFEEVLHNQNTPFKAFIENEFSSILSFSPELFFELEFLDNAIKIITKPMKGTIARSPDPLIDEKNKLFLQNDSKNRSENVMIVDLLRNDLSQIALKNSLKVNQLFEIIALSSVYQMVSEIEAKLSLETSLFEIFKALFPCGSITGCPKIKTMQIIENLERRDRGVYCGAIGLIEEKRALFSVPIRTIEKKKGENFLHLGVGSGVTYESKNEDEYEESFLKSFFVMPKIEFELIETMRVIKVAQKLEIRNKNAHKERLMSSAKYFNFKYDENLLDFELEKEGVLRILLQKNGTLIKEYKALEPLKSLEVRLSKTPINKHNDFLYHKTTYAPFYQKTRELIKKGVIFDEIFYNQDFELTEGARSNLILEINNELLTPYFSAGALKGTSVVELLKKGLVKYAPLNLQDLQRATKIYCVNALHGLVEVKWIMS from the coding sequence ATGATTTTTGGGGATTTTAAATATCAAAAATGCGTTAAGAAACTTGTTGCCACTAATTCTAACGAGCTTAAAAATGCCCTAGATTTTATCTCTCAAAATAGGGGAAAGGGGTATTTTGTAGGGTATCTTACTTATGAAACACGCCTTGCTTTTTTAGATGAAACTTTTAAAAGCCAAACCCCTTTTTTATATTTTGAACAATTTTTAGAAAGAAAAAAATACGCTTTAAAGCCTTTAAAAGAACACACTTTTTACCCTAATATTCATAGCCCTTTAAATAAAGAGAGCTATTTTAGGCAATTTAAAAGCATTAAAGAGCATTTAAAAAAGGGCGATACCTATCAAGTCAATCTCACTATGGATTTAATTTTAAACACTCAAGCCAAGCTAGAAAAAATTTTTGAAGAAGTGTTACATAACCAAAACACGCCCTTTAAGGCTTTTATAGAAAATGAGTTTAGTAGCATTTTAAGCTTTTCGCCGGAATTATTTTTTGAATTAGAATTTTTAGATAATGCGATTAAAATCATCACAAAACCTATGAAAGGCACGATAGCTCGCTCGCCTGACCCCTTAATAGATGAGAAAAACAAATTGTTTTTACAAAATGATAGTAAGAATAGAAGTGAAAATGTGATGATTGTGGATTTGTTGCGTAATGATTTGAGTCAAATTGCTCTAAAAAATAGCCTAAAAGTCAATCAATTATTTGAAATCATAGCCTTATCTAGTGTGTATCAAATGGTGAGTGAAATTGAAGCCAAATTATCTTTAGAGACAAGCTTATTTGAGATTTTTAAGGCGTTGTTTCCTTGTGGCTCTATTACAGGGTGTCCTAAGATAAAAACCATGCAAATCATTGAAAACTTAGAAAGGCGTGATAGGGGGGTGTATTGCGGAGCCATAGGACTTATTGAAGAAAAAAGAGCTCTTTTTAGCGTGCCCATTCGCACGATTGAAAAGAAAAAAGGCGAAAATTTTTTGCATTTAGGGGTAGGGAGTGGGGTTACTTATGAAAGTAAGAACGAAGATGAGTATGAAGAGAGTTTTTTGAAATCCTTTTTTGTCATGCCTAAAATTGAATTTGAGCTTATAGAGACGATGCGAGTGATAAAGGTAGCTCAAAAATTAGAGATTAGAAATAAAAACGCCCATAAAGAACGCCTTATGAGTAGTGCTAAATATTTTAATTTCAAATATGATGAAAATCTTTTAGACTTTGAGCTAGAAAAAGAAGGGGTTTTAAGAATTTTATTGCAAAAAAATGGCACACTCATTAAAGAATATAAAGCCTTAGAACCTTTAAAAAGCCTAGAAGTGCGTTTAAGTAAGACCCCCATAAATAAACACAATGATTTTTTATACCATAAGACGACTTACGCCCCTTTTTATCAAAAGACTAGAGAACTCATTAAAAAAGGCGTTATTTTTGATGAAATCTTTTATAACCAAGATTTTGAACTTACTGAAGGGGCTAGAAGTAATCTTATTTTAGAAATCAATAATGAGCTACTAACCCCTTATTTTAGTGCGGGTGCGTTAAAGGGAACAAGTGTTGTGGAGCTGTTAAAAAAGGGTCTTGTTAAATATGCCCCTTTGAATTTGCAAGATTTGCAAAGAGCAACAAAAATCTATTGTGTGAATGCGTTGCATGGCTTGGTAGAAGTAAAATGGATTATGTCGTGA
- a CDS encoding outer membrane beta-barrel protein, with the protein MKKIVVSGILASLLATALMAEDTNSDEKYDKALNNSVYGIVGFQYGQMSHAIWNRHSQGDPGYGQTNIGNGYGVNVSLGWQGYFGKTKRWGFRIAGVYEYMYSNPAFGGGQMNIDTYGAYSDILLKFAKFGKHYVSAYLGTALLGQSFGVKGASYMDASMNHDNNKIHQTYFQIPIRVGVIVSLAKHLDAQFGFEIPLARGTAYNFNNANGDMKVTYTQMWNVNYSLIFRF; encoded by the coding sequence ATGAAAAAAATCGTTGTAAGTGGAATTTTAGCCTCTTTGTTAGCTACAGCTCTTATGGCAGAGGATACTAATTCTGATGAGAAATATGATAAAGCGTTGAATAATAGTGTTTATGGCATTGTGGGTTTCCAATATGGTCAAATGAGTCATGCCATATGGAATAGACATTCTCAAGGTGATCCGGGTTATGGTCAAACTAATATTGGTAATGGCTATGGTGTGAATGTGAGCTTAGGTTGGCAAGGGTATTTTGGCAAGACTAAGAGATGGGGCTTTAGGATTGCGGGCGTGTATGAATACATGTATTCTAATCCTGCTTTTGGTGGTGGTCAAATGAATATTGATACCTATGGTGCGTATTCAGATATTTTGCTTAAATTTGCTAAATTTGGCAAGCACTATGTTTCTGCCTACTTAGGAACAGCGCTTTTGGGTCAGTCCTTTGGTGTAAAAGGTGCTTCTTATATGGACGCATCAATGAATCATGATAACAATAAGATTCATCAAACTTATTTCCAAATCCCTATTCGTGTGGGTGTTATTGTAAGTTTAGCCAAACATTTAGATGCGCAATTTGGCTTTGAGATTCCTTTGGCTCGTGGCACTGCCTATAATTTTAATAATGCCAATGGTGATATGAAAGTAACCTATACTCAAATGTGGAATGTAAATTATAGTTTGATTTTTAGATTCTAA